The proteins below come from a single Chitinophaga pinensis DSM 2588 genomic window:
- a CDS encoding SDR family oxidoreductase — MKVFVTGASGFIGSAVVQELIAAGHQVTGLARSEASAKALEAAGAAVHYGSLEDLDSLKQGAAASDGVIHLAFIHDFSKYKENCETDRLAIEALSAGLEGTDRPLIITSGTGVIAPGRLVTEADLSAVGSAAIPRVASEEAAAAAVAKGVKASIVRLPPSVHGDGDRGFIPGLIGIAREKGVAAYVEDGENRWPAVHRLDAAKVFRLALEKGNGRPVFHAVGDEGVSVKDLAGVISRKLNLPLQSVKKDDAAAHFGWLGMFVSLNIPASAQQTAVWLGWKPEHVGLVADLENGTYF; from the coding sequence ATGAAAGTTTTTGTAACCGGCGCATCAGGATTTATCGGCTCGGCTGTTGTTCAGGAGTTAATTGCCGCAGGTCACCAGGTAACGGGGCTTGCCCGTTCAGAAGCATCTGCGAAGGCATTGGAAGCAGCGGGTGCAGCTGTACATTACGGCTCACTGGAAGACCTTGATAGCTTAAAACAGGGTGCGGCCGCTTCAGATGGCGTCATCCACCTGGCTTTTATCCATGATTTTTCAAAATATAAAGAGAACTGTGAAACAGACAGACTCGCTATTGAAGCATTAAGTGCAGGACTGGAAGGTACTGACCGTCCATTGATCATCACCTCCGGAACAGGCGTTATTGCGCCTGGTCGTCTGGTAACTGAGGCTGATCTGTCAGCTGTCGGCTCTGCTGCGATTCCAAGGGTGGCTTCTGAAGAAGCGGCTGCAGCAGCAGTGGCTAAAGGTGTAAAGGCGTCTATTGTACGTTTGCCTCCTTCCGTACATGGTGATGGCGATCGTGGGTTTATTCCCGGGCTGATCGGTATTGCCCGTGAAAAAGGGGTTGCTGCCTATGTAGAAGACGGTGAAAACCGCTGGCCGGCCGTACACAGACTGGATGCGGCAAAGGTATTCAGACTGGCGCTGGAAAAAGGAAACGGACGTCCCGTCTTCCATGCAGTAGGAGATGAAGGGGTATCTGTAAAAGACCTGGCAGGAGTGATCAGCCGGAAGCTGAACCTTCCTTTGCAATCCGTAAAGAAGGATGACGCTGCTGCTCATTTTGGCTGGCTGGGGATGTTTGTATCCCTGAACATTCCTGCTTCTGCGCAACAAACAGCAGTATGGCTGGGTTGGAAACCGGAGCATGTTGGTTTGGTAGCCGATCTGGAGAACGGCACTTACTTTTAA
- a CDS encoding NAD(P)/FAD-dependent oxidoreductase encodes MINEKQTDVIIIGGSYAGLAAAMALGRALKNVMIIDSGLPCNRQTPYSHNFLTQDGQTPANISAIARQQVAQYPTVQFLNDLATDAVQTGTGFNIRVASGDSFQAHKLIFATGIRDILPDINGLSDCWGISVLHCPFCHGYEVREAKTGVLGDGDYGLEFSRLIRNWTTDLTLFTNGSATLTPEQYALLQQQHIPVVEKRIRELVQENGYIRHIVFEDGTTAPLTALYTHAPFEQHCPLPEKLGCACTTEGYLITDHTQQTTIPGVFACGDNTTRLRTIANAVSMGTAAGIAVTKSIKN; translated from the coding sequence ATGATCAATGAAAAACAAACAGACGTCATCATCATCGGTGGCAGCTATGCCGGTCTTGCAGCAGCAATGGCATTGGGCAGGGCATTGAAAAATGTCATGATCATCGACAGTGGCTTGCCCTGCAACAGGCAAACGCCTTACTCCCACAACTTCCTGACACAGGACGGACAGACGCCGGCAAACATCAGCGCCATCGCCCGGCAACAGGTAGCGCAATACCCTACCGTACAATTCCTGAATGACCTTGCCACAGATGCCGTGCAAACCGGAACAGGATTCAATATCCGTGTTGCCTCGGGTGATAGCTTCCAGGCACACAAATTAATCTTTGCAACAGGTATCCGCGATATACTGCCTGACATCAACGGCTTATCTGATTGCTGGGGTATTTCGGTATTACATTGTCCCTTCTGTCATGGTTACGAAGTAAGGGAGGCAAAAACCGGCGTCCTGGGTGACGGCGACTATGGACTTGAGTTCTCCCGTCTTATCCGTAACTGGACGACTGATCTGACACTGTTTACCAATGGCAGTGCTACACTGACGCCCGAACAATATGCTCTCCTGCAGCAACAGCATATTCCTGTTGTTGAAAAAAGGATCCGCGAACTGGTACAGGAAAATGGCTATATCCGCCATATTGTTTTCGAAGACGGAACAACTGCTCCCCTCACGGCGTTATATACACATGCCCCCTTTGAACAACATTGTCCTTTACCGGAAAAGCTGGGTTGCGCGTGCACAACAGAGGGGTATCTCATAACCGATCACACACAACAAACGACTATTCCCGGTGTTTTTGCCTGCGGAGATAATACGACTCGCTTACGGACAATAGCGAACGCCGTCTCTATGGGTACAGCAGCCGGTATTGCCGTTACAAAATCAATTAAGAATTAA
- a CDS encoding short chain dehydrogenase, with protein sequence MKIILIGASGTIGKHIAASLEKEHEIIRVGSKSGVIQADITSPASIEHLFKQTGPFDALVSTAGDAHFGPLKTMNDKEFRIGVNSKLMGQVNLVLIGQHYIKPKGSFTLISGVLSQDPVLSGGNPAAMNGAIESFVRAAAIELENGVRINAVSPTVVEESPEYFPYFPGHIPVTMKEVIAAYHKSILGAGTGQVIKAY encoded by the coding sequence ATGAAAATCATCCTCATCGGCGCATCCGGCACGATCGGCAAACACATCGCTGCTTCACTGGAAAAAGAACATGAAATCATCAGAGTAGGATCAAAAAGCGGCGTAATACAGGCAGATATCACCTCCCCGGCATCAATAGAGCATCTGTTCAAACAGACAGGTCCTTTTGATGCACTGGTAAGTACGGCAGGAGATGCGCATTTCGGTCCGCTGAAAACAATGAACGATAAAGAGTTCAGAATAGGCGTCAACAGTAAGTTAATGGGGCAGGTCAACCTGGTACTGATCGGGCAGCATTACATCAAACCGAAGGGATCTTTTACGCTGATATCCGGCGTCCTTTCACAAGACCCTGTATTGAGCGGTGGAAACCCTGCGGCCATGAACGGCGCCATAGAATCCTTTGTACGTGCAGCCGCCATAGAACTGGAAAATGGAGTTAGAATCAATGCCGTGAGTCCGACGGTTGTGGAAGAGTCTCCCGAATATTTTCCATATTTCCCGGGACATATACCGGTGACTATGAAAGAAGTGATAGCCGCTTATCATAAGAGTATACTGGGCGCAGGCACCGGACAGGTGATCAAAGCTTATTAA
- a CDS encoding Crp/Fnr family transcriptional regulator, whose translation MFETFEAYITAKGHFTREELQLMRSLAIVKRYRRRQLLLKEGEVCQYKMFITKGLLKTYCLKNDGTEHIMRFAPENTWTTDHESFSKQIPSKANIEALEPTEVLLWTQDSLDRIMKAVPAFRTYLDALISNTLNSTYERILMNISYTSEEKYQDFISTYPDIFRRVPLHMVASYLGVSRETLSRIRHAQLKQQKLEP comes from the coding sequence ATGTTTGAGACATTCGAAGCATATATCACCGCAAAGGGGCATTTTACCAGGGAAGAGCTGCAGCTCATGCGCTCGCTGGCAATCGTCAAAAGGTACCGCAGAAGACAGTTGCTGCTCAAGGAAGGAGAAGTCTGTCAGTATAAAATGTTTATCACAAAAGGACTATTAAAAACCTATTGTCTGAAAAACGACGGTACGGAACATATCATGCGCTTCGCGCCGGAAAACACCTGGACGACCGATCATGAAAGCTTCTCAAAACAGATCCCTTCCAAAGCTAATATCGAGGCACTGGAACCTACAGAAGTACTGCTGTGGACACAGGATAGTCTGGACAGGATCATGAAAGCCGTACCTGCCTTCAGAACTTATCTTGACGCACTGATCTCCAATACTCTCAATTCCACCTACGAAAGGATACTCATGAACATCAGTTATACTTCGGAAGAAAAGTACCAGGACTTCATCAGTACTTATCCGGATATCTTCAGAAGAGTACCTTTACACATGGTGGCCTCTTACCTGGGCGTTTCAAGAGAGACCCTGAGCAGAATAAGACACGCCCAGCTGAAACAACAGAAACTGGAACCTTAA